One Amaranthus tricolor cultivar Red isolate AtriRed21 chromosome 10, ASM2621246v1, whole genome shotgun sequence genomic window carries:
- the LOC130825261 gene encoding pentatricopeptide repeat-containing protein At2g13420, mitochondrial-like, protein MAAQLISKSIYFQRFFPSISRLLSSFSPNSSTVSSKKPSIPSLQPTHDADLIANILIEHHNPFHSMESSLQLHGISFSSFLIHQTLIRLSHLSKIALSFFSYSMSCHSSSIDVECFNLMIDILGKVRQFDVIWQLILKMQTLNLKPQNATFLIFIRRLIAASFTRQAIRVFDDMPCFIETKATRDDFVYVIDTLCKYGHVRVAMEFFNKRKSEFELCVKVFAVLIDGWCKIRRVDMGEKLLREMIDKGIEPNVVCYNILLNGICRKSSLHPDERFDRTIRAADKVLDEMRERGIEPDVTSYSIVLHVCSRAHKPDLTLDRLEIIKAKGVSPSVATYTSVVKCLSSCGRMEEAEKLLNEMVDNGVTPSAVTYNCFFKEFRGRKDAEKALDLYRRMKKEGVCVPSLHTYNILVQMFVKLDKMEIVEEIWNDMKEAGAGPDLDSYTVLIHGLIEKEKWREACKYFVQMIEKGFLPQKVTFAMLYRGLIQADKLRTWRRLKKKLEEESISFGSEFEDYHFHPYKR, encoded by the coding sequence ATGGCGGCACAACtcatttcaaaatcaatttattttcaacGATTTTTTCCTTCCATTTCTCGTCTTCTGTCCTCTTTTTCCCCCAATTCATCTACAGTTTCCTCAAAAAAACCTTCCATTCCTTCTTTGCAACCAACTCACGACGCAGATTTGATCGCCAACATTTTAATCGAACATCACAACCCTTTTCACTCTATGGAGTCTTCTCTTCAACTCCATGGtatatctttttcttcttttcttattCATCAAACCCTAATTCGTCTATCTCACCTCTCTAAAATCGCGCTTTCTTTCTTCTCATATTCAATGTCATGTCATTCTTCCTCGATTGATGTTGAATGTTTTAATCTTATGATTGATATTCTTGGAAAAGTTCGTCAATTTGATGTTATTTGGCAGCTTATTCTCAAaatgcaaaccctaaatttaaaACCCCAAAACGCAacgtttttgatttttattcgtCGTTTGATTGCTGCTAGTTTTACCCGACAAGCTATTCGGGTTTTTGATGATATGCCTTGTTTTATTGAAACAAAGGCTACTAGAgatgattttgtttatgtgaTTGATACATTGTGTAAGTATGGGCATGTTAGAGTTGCAATGGAGTTTTTTAATAAAAGGAAATCTGAGTTTGAATTATGTGTGAAAGTTTTTGCTGTTTTGATTGATGGGTGGTGTAAAATTCGGAGGGTTGATATGGGGGAAAAATTGTTGAGGGAGATGATTGATAAAGGAATTGAACCTAATGTAGTTTGTTATAATATTTTGCTTAACGGTATTTGTAGGAAATCGAGTTTACACCCGGATGAGAGGTTTGACAGGACAATTCGTGCTGCAGATAAGGTGCTCGATGAAATGCGTGAGAGAGGGATTGAACCTGATGTTACTAGCTACTCTATTGTACTTCATGTGTGTAGTCGTGCACATAAGCCAGATTTGACTTTAGATAGATTGGAGATCATAAAAGCGAAAGGGGTTTCTCCGAGTGTGGCTACCTATACGTCGGTCGTTAAGTGTCTTAGTTCATGTGGAAGGATGGAAGAAGCTGAGAAGTTATTAAATGAGATGGTTGATAATGGAGTTACACCAAGTGCTGTAACATATAATTGTTTCTTTAAGGAGTTTAGAGGAAGAAAGGACGCAGAAAAAGCTTTAGATTTGTATAGGAGGATGAAAAAGGAAGGTGTGTGTGTTCCTAGCTTGCACACATATAATATTTTGGTGCAAATGTTTGTGAAATTGGATAAGATGGAGATTGTTGAGGAGATATGGAATGATATGAAAGAAGCTGGGGCCGGACCTGATTTGGACTCATATACCGTGTTAATTCATGGGTTGATTGAGAAAGAGAAGTGGAGGGAGGCTTGTAAGTATTTTGTGCAAATGATTGAGAAAGGGTTTCTTCCACAAAAGGTCACGTTTGCGATGCTTTATCGAGGATTAATACAAGCTGATAAGCTTAGAACATGGAGGAGATTGAAGAAAAAACTTGAGGAGGAGTCTATATCATTTGGGTCTGAGTTTGAAGATTACCACTTTCATCCATACAAGAGATGA